From Musa acuminata AAA Group cultivar baxijiao chromosome BXJ3-8, Cavendish_Baxijiao_AAA, whole genome shotgun sequence, one genomic window encodes:
- the LOC103994382 gene encoding transcription factor DIVARICATA, protein MPPPTLSRVKDSIFRRNRRGCPPRDLQMSTGSMTESTCSSRVPDRSGGGWTWEENKLFELALIDFEEDTPDRWEKVAACVPGKTVEEVNVHYQRLIDDLNAIEAGRSSYYPSFASNSEDCYAPKQPSCARGKRSAPRAPSEHERKKGVPWSEEEHKLFLMGLSTHGKGDWRNISRNFVTTRTPTQVASHAQKYFNRQNSGGKDKRRSSIHDITIASLSHDELLAAARLRAPTPQAQATSTTLPRTFSLQRNDAAGVSNAPVRANQFMQQQFGAAPYGMTMQVQNPQDAGLHGNVVCDDSSLFQMLSDQQIHGPDFGQY, encoded by the exons ATGCCTCCTCCCACGTTGAGTCGAGTTAAAGATTCGATTTTTAGGCGAAACCGGAGAGGGTGCCCTCCGCGAGATCTCCAGATGTCGACAGGATCGATGACGGAATCGACGTGCTCGAGTCGGGTCCCTGACCGGAGTGGTGGGGGTTGGACCTGGGAAGAGAACAAGCTATTCGAGCTCGCCCTGATCGACTTCGAAGAAGACACCCCGGACCGCTGGGAGAAGGTGGCGGCGTGCGTGCCGGGCAAGACGGTGGAGGAGGTGAACGTCCACTACCAGCGTCTCATCGACGACTTGAATGCGATAGAAGCTGGGCGGTCCTCGTACTATCCATCGTTCGCGTCCAACTCGGAGGACTGCTACGCGCCAAAGCAGCCTTCCTGTGCCAGAGGAAAGAGGTCCGCGCCGAGGGCACCATCGGAGCATGAGAGGAAGAAAGGAGTGCCGTGGAGTGAAGAGGAGCACAA GCTATTTCTGATGGGTCTCTCGACGCATGGCAAAGGGGACTGGAGAAACATATCTCGAAATTTCGTGACCACCAGGACGCCCACTCAGGTGGCCAGCCATGCCCAGAAGTACTTCAACAGGCAAAACTCGGGCGGCAAAGACAAGAGGAGAtccagcattcatgacattacgaTTGCCAGTTTGTCACACGACGAGCTGCTCGCCGCCGCTCGGCTGCGGGCTCCCACACCGCAGGCGCAGGCTACTTCGACTACTCTGCCAAGGACCTTCTCCTTGCAACGAAATGACGCTGCTGGTGTTTCTAATGCACCGGTGCGCGCGAACCAGTTCATGCAACAGCAGTTTGGAGCAGCACCATATGGGATGACAATGCAGGTTCAGAATCCGCAGGATGCCGGTCTCCATGGTAATGTTGTTTGTGACGATAGTTCCCTGTTTCAGATGCTGTCAGACCAGCAGATTCATGGACCCGATTTCGGACAATACTGA
- the LOC135646025 gene encoding uncharacterized protein LOC135646025, whose amino-acid sequence MGVQVGGTCLQWPQLSPTNSTALSQAAFAALVSSLGCSQRTRGCDRALASPFLGSGTAKLLKSRSLKVRRGRGRRSVDQALRRAFSASLDRFATGDDEEEEEDEEFVLRLEELALELQRQQGDGSEEVTVSESWRSGGGEALSSSASFCSDSSPAPSPLPLTSKQEPSTEAPWVPVRPEPPEWPDQIVPASVEKNANSVELPLSLRIIKRKKRWEDGWLREAGESACCSVKRAFSSMVFMIREIQSYTLQMREVIFREDLQGILSRVQREMNSSFVWLFQQVFSCTPTLMVSVMLLLANFTVFSMGHLEAAAMAAPNPPTQSMVETIVVEDHRQTHHNFSIKNFSSTGRTASIGGGGGGKAKPVAGATGDGRSDDRSLSYRTILPDGVSTAPGATNTEEGKGASGEGESEAVAGAEVQQEEEARLWKAILEEASKTQARDEALMDPETLRRFVSPVTVVLEPDDLADYLRMEIMYHQALSQDPENTLLLANFAQFLYLVLHDHDRAEHYYKRAAGTEPKDAEALSRYASFLWLARKDLVAAEETYLEAIAADPGNAVHAANYAHFLWSTGGEDTCYPLEGDGAWR is encoded by the exons ATGGGAGTTCAGGTCGGCGGGACGTGCTTGCAGTGGCCGCAGCTGTCGCCCACCAACTCCACGGCTCTCTCCCAGGCCGCCTTCGCTGCCTTGGTTTCTAGTCTCGGGTGCAGCCAGAGGACCCGTGGCTGCGACCGCGCCCTCGCCTCGCCCTTCCTCGGGTCCGGCACTGCCAAGCTGTTGAAGTCCAGATCGCTCAAGGTTCGCAGAGGGAGAGGAAGGCGAAGCGTTGATCAAGCCTTGCGCCGAGCCTTCAGCGCCAGCCTTGACCGCTTTGCGACTggtgatgatgaggaggaggaggaggatgaggagttcGTGCTGAGGCTCGAGGAATTGGCCCTCGAGCTCCAGCGGCAACAGGGAGACGGCAGCGAGGAGGTGACCGTTTCAGAGTCGTGGAGGAGTGGAGGAGGTGAGGCCTTGTCTTCCTCTGCGTCGTTTTGCTCTGATTCGAGCCCGGCGCCTTCTCCTTTGCCCTTGACGAGCAAGCAAGAGCCGTCGACCGAGGCACCGTGGGTCCCGGTCCGGCCGGAACCGCCGGAGTGGCCCGACCAGATCGTGCCGGCGAGCGTGGAGAAGAACGCGAACAGCGTGGAGCTACCGCTCTCGCTCCGGATCATAAAGCGGAAGAAGCGGTGGGAGGACGGTTGGCTCCGGGAGGCGGGCGAGTCAGCCTGCTGCTCCGTCAAGCGGGCCTTCTCGTCCATGGTGTTCATGATCCGGGAGATCCAGAGCTACACTCTCCAGATGCGGGAGGTGATCTTCCGCGAGGATCTCCAGGGGATCCTGTCGCGGGTACAACGGGAGATGAACTCCTCCTTCGTCTGGCTCTTTCAGCAGGTCTTCTCGTGCACCCCGACCCTCATGGTCTCTGTCATGCTCCTCTTAGCCAACTTCACTGTCTTCTCCATGGGCCACCTCGAGGCCGCAGCCATGGCCGCGCCCAACCCGCCGACCCAGTCGATGGTTGAGACCATCGTAGTGGAAGACCATCGCCAGACCCATCACAACTTCTCCATCAAGAACTTCTCCTCCACTGGGAGGACCGCTTCCATCGGAGGTGGCGGTGGGGGGAAGGCGAAGCCGGTGGCCGGCGCCACCGGCGACGGGCGGTCGGATGACAGGTCCCTCTCGTACAGGACGATTCTCCCCGACGGCGTTTCGACAGCGCCAGGGGCGACGAACACCGAGGAGGGAAAAGGAGCAAGTGGCGAGGGCGAGTCGGAAGCGGTTGCGGGGGCAGAAGTGCAGCAGGAAGAGGAGGCGAGGCTCTGGAAGGCGATACTGGAAGAGGCGTCGAAGACGCAAGCGAGGGACGAGGCGTTGATGGACCCGGAGACGCTACGCCGCTTCGTCTCGCCCGTGACGGTCGTGCTGGAGCCCGACGACCTCGCGGACTACCTGCGGATGGAGATAATGTACCATCAAGCCCTGTCGCAGGACCCGGAGAACACTCTTCTCCTCGCCAACTTCGCTCAGTTCCTCTATCTCGTCCTCCACGATCACGACAG GGCGGAACACTACTACAAGAGGGCGGCGGGGACGGAGCCGAAGGACGCGGAGGCATTGAGTCGCTACGCGAGCTTCCTGTGGCTGGCGAGGAAGGATCTGGTGGCAGCGGAGGAGACCTACCTGGAAGCCATCGCCGCGGATCCCGGCAACGCCGTCCACGCCGCCAACTACGCCCATTTCTTGTGGAGCACCGGCGGCGAGGACACTTGCTATCCCCTGGAGGGCGACGGTGCATGGCGGTAG